In Propionicimonas paludicola, a single window of DNA contains:
- a CDS encoding S9 family peptidase: MPVARPPIAPRVRSRRRRHGEVVDDYYAWMRDKQDPRLLSYLDQENHYTEQATAELAELRQSIFDDLAARTQQTDMSVPEFVHHPGLGDYWYYARTTDGLDYPSYHRCPAASRDQIPDPSQGRVDGEELLIDVQALATGSEFLALGTFAVSPNGRLAAYSVDRTGDERYQLQFLDLATGELLPDRIEEVAAGGDWALDDAFCYLTVDDAWRPDRLWRHRLGSTEPDELLLTEPDERFWLGVDASRNHRWLVVSVASKNTTECWLADLTVPGAELFSIGGRTEGLEYDVEVANDRLFIVHNRDAEDFALAEADFDCRSVAQWRSLWPGEKGVRLLGVTAYDRCLVAAVRRDGLATVTLRHRDADGNVGPETELGFDEPIYQVDADDGDEADTDRIRIAYQSMVTPDQVIEISLVDGSRRLLRARPVLDHPQLGPYRPSDYRQRREWATAADGTRVPISLVYRADTPLDGTAPCLLYGYGAYEVSVPPSFSIARLSLLDRGCVYAIAHVRGGGERGRSWYEDGRLEHKQNTFTDFLACADHLVSAGYTSRDRLGIEGGSAGGLLIGAVLNLDPGCCAAALAAVPFVDALNTILNPDLPLTVMEWEEWGDPVHDPKIYRLMRSYSPYENIRPARYPAILVTANLNDTRVEITEPAKWVARLRHDSAGGEVLLRTELVAGHGGRSGRYQAWHDIAFEWGWLLDRIRP; this comes from the coding sequence ATGCCTGTCGCCCGGCCGCCGATCGCCCCCCGCGTGCGTTCTCGTCGCCGCCGTCACGGCGAGGTGGTCGACGACTACTACGCCTGGATGCGGGACAAGCAGGACCCGCGCCTGCTGAGTTACCTGGATCAGGAGAATCACTACACCGAGCAGGCCACAGCCGAGCTGGCCGAGCTGCGCCAGTCCATTTTCGACGACCTGGCGGCCCGCACCCAGCAGACCGACATGAGCGTGCCGGAGTTCGTCCACCACCCGGGGCTGGGCGACTACTGGTACTACGCCCGGACCACCGACGGGCTGGACTACCCCAGCTACCACCGCTGCCCGGCCGCCTCCCGCGACCAGATTCCCGATCCCAGCCAGGGCCGGGTGGACGGTGAAGAGCTGCTGATCGATGTCCAAGCCCTGGCCACCGGCTCGGAGTTCCTGGCGTTGGGCACCTTCGCCGTCTCCCCGAACGGGCGGCTGGCCGCCTACTCGGTGGATCGCACCGGGGACGAGCGCTACCAGCTGCAGTTCCTCGACCTGGCCACCGGCGAGTTGCTGCCCGACCGGATCGAGGAGGTGGCCGCCGGCGGCGATTGGGCCCTGGACGACGCCTTCTGTTATCTGACCGTGGACGACGCTTGGCGCCCGGACCGGCTGTGGCGGCATCGGCTGGGTAGCACCGAGCCCGACGAACTGCTGTTGACCGAGCCGGACGAGCGGTTCTGGCTCGGCGTGGACGCCTCCCGCAACCATCGCTGGCTGGTGGTGAGCGTGGCCAGCAAGAACACCACCGAATGCTGGCTGGCCGACCTCACCGTTCCTGGGGCTGAGTTGTTCAGCATCGGCGGACGCACCGAGGGGCTGGAGTACGACGTCGAGGTCGCCAACGACCGGCTCTTCATCGTCCACAACCGTGATGCCGAGGACTTCGCCCTCGCCGAGGCCGACTTCGACTGCCGCAGCGTGGCGCAGTGGCGTTCGCTGTGGCCGGGAGAGAAGGGCGTCCGGCTGCTCGGCGTGACCGCCTACGACCGGTGCCTGGTGGCGGCCGTGCGCCGCGACGGGCTGGCCACGGTGACCCTGCGGCATCGCGATGCGGACGGCAATGTCGGTCCGGAGACCGAACTCGGCTTCGACGAGCCGATCTATCAGGTTGACGCCGACGACGGTGATGAGGCCGACACCGATCGGATTCGGATCGCCTACCAGTCGATGGTGACCCCGGATCAGGTGATCGAGATCAGCCTGGTGGACGGCTCCCGGCGGCTGCTGCGGGCCCGTCCCGTGCTCGACCACCCCCAGCTCGGCCCCTACCGTCCCAGCGACTACCGGCAGCGCCGGGAGTGGGCCACCGCTGCCGACGGCACCCGAGTCCCGATTTCGCTGGTCTATCGGGCCGACACCCCCCTGGACGGCACCGCGCCCTGCCTGCTGTACGGCTACGGCGCCTACGAGGTCAGCGTTCCGCCGTCGTTCTCGATCGCCCGGCTCAGCCTGCTCGACCGCGGCTGCGTCTACGCCATCGCGCACGTCCGCGGCGGCGGTGAACGGGGTCGCTCCTGGTACGAAGACGGCCGACTGGAACACAAGCAGAACACCTTCACCGACTTCCTCGCCTGTGCTGACCACCTGGTCAGCGCCGGCTACACCAGCCGTGACCGGCTCGGCATCGAGGGCGGCAGCGCCGGCGGGCTGCTGATCGGAGCCGTGCTCAACCTGGACCCGGGCTGCTGCGCGGCCGCTCTGGCCGCGGTCCCCTTCGTGGACGCGCTGAACACGATCCTGAACCCCGACCTCCCGCTCACCGTGATGGAGTGGGAGGAGTGGGGCGACCCGGTGCACGACCCGAAGATCTACCGGCTGATGCGCAGCTACTCCCCCTACGAGAACATCCGCCCGGCCCGATACCCGGCGATCCTGGTCACCGCCAACCTGAACGACACCCGGGTCGAGATCACCGAGCCGGCCAAGTGGGTGGCCCGGCTGCGTCACGACAGCGCGGGCGGCGAGGTGCTGCTACGCACTGAGCTGGTGGCCGGGCACGGCGGACGCTCCGGCCGCTATCAGGCCTGGCACGACATCGCCTTCGAATGGGGCTGGCTGTTGGACCGGATTCGCCCCTGA
- a CDS encoding RNA polymerase sigma factor: MLCALKRIIERLPVSPRSKAASVSEPVDSSESVVKRRGRKPAQAAAAPVKKVATDEVIEDDLELAEDSEPTEDVLADDEVIEEDVEVEDVTVEEVLVAPSEAVRFEREGDDVVLTVGGRKRTLDDVDEASFEPAEAAKTEQELVEDGGFSLSDADDADEPEQQVMVAGATADPVKDYLKQIGKVALLNAEMEVQLAKRIEAGLFAEETVNEANAGADLEDLEWIAEDGRRAKNHLLEANLRLVVSLAKRYTGRGMLFLDLIQEGNLGLIRAVEKFDYTKGYKFSTYATWWIKQAITRAMADQARTIRIPVHMVEVINKLARVQRQMLQDLGREPTPEELAKELDMTPEKVVEVQKYGREPISLHTPLGEDGDSEFGDLIEDSEAVVPAEAVNFTLLQEQLHDVLDTLSEREAGVVSMRFGLTDGQPKTLDEIGKVYGVTRERIRQIESKTMSKLRHPSRSQVLRDYLD; this comes from the coding sequence TTGTTGTGCGCCCTGAAACGCATTATCGAGAGGTTGCCCGTGTCACCCCGTTCCAAGGCCGCGTCGGTGTCCGAACCAGTGGACAGCTCTGAAAGCGTAGTCAAGAGGCGCGGTCGCAAGCCGGCTCAGGCCGCTGCGGCGCCCGTGAAGAAGGTCGCCACCGATGAGGTGATCGAGGATGATCTCGAGCTTGCCGAGGATAGCGAACCCACCGAGGACGTCCTGGCCGATGACGAGGTCATCGAGGAGGACGTCGAGGTCGAGGACGTCACCGTCGAAGAGGTGCTGGTCGCTCCCAGCGAGGCGGTTCGGTTCGAGCGGGAGGGCGACGACGTCGTCCTGACCGTCGGCGGACGCAAGCGCACCCTGGACGATGTCGACGAGGCCAGCTTCGAGCCCGCCGAGGCGGCCAAGACCGAGCAGGAGCTGGTCGAGGACGGCGGCTTCAGCCTCTCTGACGCCGATGACGCCGACGAGCCCGAGCAGCAGGTCATGGTGGCCGGCGCTACCGCCGACCCGGTGAAGGACTACCTCAAGCAGATCGGCAAGGTCGCCCTGCTGAACGCCGAGATGGAGGTCCAGCTGGCCAAGCGGATCGAAGCCGGCCTGTTCGCCGAGGAGACCGTCAACGAGGCCAACGCCGGCGCCGACCTGGAAGACCTGGAGTGGATCGCCGAAGACGGACGCCGCGCCAAGAACCACCTGCTGGAGGCCAACCTGCGACTGGTGGTCTCGCTGGCCAAGCGGTACACCGGCCGCGGCATGCTGTTCCTGGACCTGATCCAGGAGGGCAACCTCGGTCTGATCCGTGCGGTCGAGAAGTTCGACTACACCAAGGGCTACAAGTTCTCCACCTACGCGACCTGGTGGATCAAGCAGGCCATCACCCGGGCCATGGCCGACCAGGCGCGCACCATCCGCATCCCGGTGCACATGGTCGAGGTCATCAACAAGCTGGCCCGCGTGCAGCGCCAGATGCTGCAGGATCTGGGCCGCGAACCAACTCCGGAGGAGCTGGCCAAGGAACTCGACATGACCCCGGAGAAGGTCGTCGAGGTCCAGAAGTACGGCCGCGAGCCGATTTCGCTGCACACCCCGCTGGGCGAGGACGGCGATTCCGAGTTCGGTGACCTGATCGAGGACTCCGAGGCGGTCGTTCCGGCCGAAGCGGTGAACTTCACCCTGCTGCAGGAGCAGCTGCACGACGTGCTGGACACCCTCAGTGAGCGTGAAGCCGGCGTGGTCAGCATGCGGTTCGGGCTCACCGACGGTCAGCCGAAGACCCTGGACGAGATCGGCAAGGTCTACGGTGTGACCCGCGAGCGGATCCGGCAGATCGAGTCCAAGACCATGAGCAAGCTGCGTCACCCGTCCCGCTCGCAGGTGCTGCGCGACTACCTCGACTGA
- a CDS encoding HAD family hydrolase, translated as MRYVVWDWNGTLLNDLACAVSATNQLLDEFRLPRLAGVAAYHQVFRFPVRDYYADLGFDVSPEGNFDAASRRFLELYLAAARGCELHDGATQTMAALHSDGIGQVLISASEQTNLTTQVTPFGLDGWLEQALGLSDIYAASKRMLAERWLESTGADPAQVLFVGDSEHDYEIAAGLGARCALYSGGHQSRQHLESFPVPVIDDLRQVAELVRAG; from the coding sequence ATGCGCTATGTGGTCTGGGACTGGAATGGAACGCTGCTGAACGACCTGGCCTGCGCGGTCTCGGCCACCAATCAGCTGCTGGACGAGTTCAGGCTCCCCCGCCTCGCCGGCGTCGCCGCCTACCACCAGGTGTTCCGGTTCCCGGTCCGCGATTACTACGCCGACCTGGGCTTCGACGTGTCCCCGGAGGGCAACTTCGATGCCGCTTCACGGCGCTTCCTGGAGCTGTACTTGGCCGCGGCCCGCGGCTGCGAGCTGCACGACGGAGCCACTCAGACGATGGCTGCGCTGCACTCCGATGGCATCGGCCAAGTGCTCATCTCCGCCTCGGAGCAGACCAACCTGACCACACAAGTGACCCCGTTCGGCCTGGACGGCTGGCTGGAGCAGGCGCTGGGGCTCAGCGACATCTACGCCGCATCCAAGCGGATGCTGGCCGAGCGTTGGCTGGAGAGCACGGGTGCGGATCCCGCGCAGGTGCTGTTCGTCGGAGACTCCGAGCACGACTACGAGATCGCTGCCGGCCTTGGTGCGCGGTGCGCCCTGTACAGCGGCGGGCACCAGTCCCGTCAGCACCTTGAGTCATTCCCGGTGCCGGTAATCGACGACCTTCGCCAGGTCGCCGAGCTGGTCCGGGCCGGCTGA
- a CDS encoding alpha/beta hydrolase family protein codes for MISSYGSWPSPITPQDLTAAALRLSPGIIDAGVRYWTEGHPEQSGRVSLWQHRPGEPAAERTDPGVNVRTRVNEYGGGEWTVADGLVAYCSAPDGSVWLDTGDGPARQLAPGDGYRYASLSLAPEHGLLLAVREDHRGSGEPPQTIVALALDGENADGGRVLVHGADFYAHPSLNGSGQLAWCEWNHPQMPWEQAAIVVAPLTEPTRRTEVEAGPGVSALYPAWAPDGALIYLSDATGFWNFQRWQDGLSQSLWPAPYDFCGPLWVLTPVPYTIIDATHLGCSWLVDGFARLGVLDFSDTPQLEERDCPAVSAALGGRGRICLALFGFADRPAELVELDWATGHWATIRRTGAPAPATLAVSIAQPVSWGSPDGPVHGWFYPPASTTHRAPDGELPPVQVWTHGGPTAFSGPEFSLAVQFWTSRGIGILDVNYSGSTGYGRAYRERLRGSWGIADVRDCVGGVSSLVAAGLADPRRLSIRGGSAGGYTTLAALTSTDVFAAGISLYGIGDLETLATDTHKFESHYLDGLVGPYPEAIAEYQERSPIHHLDRLDCPMLILQGADDPVVPPGQATAMAEAVRAKGLPVRLRIFDGESHGFRRADTIIEVAEQALDFLAEVHGFTPAGR; via the coding sequence ATGATCAGCAGCTACGGCAGTTGGCCGTCCCCGATCACACCGCAGGATCTCACCGCAGCCGCGCTGCGGCTCAGCCCCGGCATCATCGACGCAGGCGTCCGGTACTGGACCGAAGGTCATCCCGAGCAGAGCGGCCGGGTCAGCCTGTGGCAGCACCGCCCCGGCGAGCCGGCCGCCGAGCGCACCGACCCCGGCGTGAACGTCCGCACCCGAGTGAACGAGTACGGCGGCGGTGAGTGGACGGTGGCCGACGGCCTGGTCGCCTACTGCAGCGCCCCCGACGGCTCGGTCTGGCTGGACACCGGGGACGGCCCGGCCCGGCAACTGGCCCCCGGCGACGGCTATCGCTACGCCAGCCTGTCGCTGGCTCCCGAGCACGGTCTCCTGCTGGCTGTTCGCGAGGATCACCGCGGATCGGGTGAGCCGCCGCAGACGATCGTGGCCCTCGCATTGGACGGCGAGAATGCCGACGGCGGACGGGTGCTGGTGCACGGCGCCGACTTCTACGCCCACCCGAGCCTGAACGGGTCCGGGCAGCTGGCCTGGTGCGAATGGAACCACCCGCAGATGCCCTGGGAACAGGCCGCCATCGTCGTGGCTCCGCTCACCGAGCCGACCCGGCGCACCGAGGTCGAGGCTGGCCCCGGCGTCTCGGCGCTCTACCCGGCCTGGGCTCCGGACGGCGCCCTGATCTACCTCAGCGACGCCACCGGCTTCTGGAACTTCCAGCGCTGGCAGGACGGCCTCAGCCAGAGCCTGTGGCCGGCGCCCTACGACTTCTGTGGGCCGCTGTGGGTGCTCACCCCGGTGCCGTACACCATCATCGACGCCACCCATCTGGGCTGCAGTTGGCTGGTCGACGGCTTCGCCCGTCTCGGTGTGCTGGACTTCAGCGACACGCCCCAGCTGGAGGAGCGGGACTGCCCGGCGGTAAGCGCGGCTCTGGGCGGACGGGGCCGGATCTGCCTTGCGTTGTTCGGCTTCGCCGACCGGCCCGCGGAGCTCGTTGAGTTGGACTGGGCGACCGGACACTGGGCCACCATCCGGCGCACCGGTGCTCCGGCGCCGGCCACGCTGGCCGTCTCGATCGCCCAGCCGGTCAGCTGGGGATCCCCGGACGGCCCGGTGCACGGCTGGTTCTACCCGCCGGCCTCGACCACCCATCGGGCCCCCGACGGCGAGCTGCCGCCGGTGCAGGTGTGGACCCACGGCGGTCCGACCGCCTTCTCCGGGCCCGAGTTCAGCCTGGCCGTCCAGTTCTGGACCTCCCGAGGGATCGGCATCCTCGACGTGAACTACTCCGGCTCCACCGGCTATGGCCGGGCCTATCGCGAGCGGCTGCGCGGCAGTTGGGGGATCGCCGACGTCCGCGACTGCGTGGGCGGGGTGAGCAGCCTGGTCGCGGCCGGGCTGGCTGATCCGCGGCGGCTCAGCATCCGCGGCGGGTCGGCCGGCGGGTACACCACCTTGGCCGCGCTGACCAGCACCGACGTGTTCGCTGCGGGGATCAGCCTGTACGGGATCGGCGACCTCGAGACCTTGGCCACCGACACCCACAAGTTCGAGTCCCACTACCTTGACGGCCTGGTCGGACCCTATCCGGAGGCGATCGCCGAGTATCAGGAGCGGTCCCCCATCCACCACCTCGACCGGCTGGACTGCCCGATGCTGATCCTGCAGGGCGCGGACGATCCCGTGGTTCCGCCGGGCCAGGCCACGGCAATGGCCGAGGCCGTCCGGGCCAAGGGGTTGCCGGTCCGGCTACGGATCTTCGACGGCGAGAGCCACGGGTTCCGGCGGGCCGACACGATCATCGAGGTGGCTGAGCAGGCCCTGGACTTCCTGGCCGAGGTGCACGGCTTCACTCCGGCCGGTCGCTAG
- a CDS encoding O-acetyl-ADP-ribose deacetylase, giving the protein MTVVEAVRGDLTRQHADVLVNAANSSLLGGGGVDGALHAAAGPALLAACRRLRAEQLPDGLPVGEAVATEAGLLSARWVIHTVGPNRNAGQTDPAQLAACYTHSLDLAVRLGATSIAFPAIGAGVYGWDPATAAEVAVHAVRSHPTDGLELIRFVLFNDPLLAAFRTALEDTAQ; this is encoded by the coding sequence ATGACCGTCGTCGAAGCCGTGCGTGGCGACCTGACCCGGCAGCACGCCGATGTCCTGGTCAACGCCGCCAACTCCAGCCTGCTCGGAGGTGGCGGGGTGGACGGAGCCCTGCACGCCGCTGCCGGCCCGGCCCTGCTGGCCGCCTGCCGCCGACTCCGCGCCGAACAGCTCCCCGACGGTCTCCCGGTCGGTGAGGCCGTCGCCACCGAGGCCGGCCTGCTGTCGGCCCGCTGGGTGATCCACACCGTCGGCCCCAATCGCAACGCAGGGCAGACCGATCCTGCCCAACTCGCCGCCTGCTATACCCACAGCCTCGACCTTGCGGTCCGGCTCGGCGCAACCTCGATCGCCTTCCCGGCCATCGGAGCCGGGGTCTACGGCTGGGATCCGGCCACGGCTGCCGAGGTGGCCGTCCACGCCGTGCGCAGCCATCCGACCGACGGACTGGAACTGATCCGGTTCGTGCTGTTCAACGACCCGCTTCTGGCCGCCTTCCGCACCGCCCTGGAGGACACTGCCCAATGA
- a CDS encoding DUF7455 domain-containing protein, translated as MSTSFAEPLTAADRCDRCGAQAYLRVTLPSGGELLFCGHHAKAHSAKLSQVALSIQDETSKLN; from the coding sequence ATGAGTACCAGTTTTGCCGAACCCTTGACCGCTGCGGATCGCTGTGATCGTTGTGGCGCGCAGGCCTATCTTCGGGTAACGCTCCCCTCCGGTGGTGAATTGCTCTTCTGCGGGCACCACGCCAAGGCACATTCCGCGAAGCTCAGCCAGGTCGCCTTGTCGATCCAGGACGAGACCAGCAAGCTCAACTGA
- a CDS encoding DNA topoisomerase IV subunit B → MQRTVTRPRYPSAVSTGKPGEGREYEARHLLVLEGLEAVRKRPAMYIGSTDTRGLMHCLWEIIDNAVDEALAGFGDRIEVRLNADGSIQVFDVARGIPVDIEPRTGLSGVEVVFTKLHAGGKFGAGTYNATGGLHGVGASVVNALSTRLDVEVDRNGAIWAMSFRRGVPGIFDGDGPDAPFTPSNELRKVGRVGKNVTGTRIRYWPDRQIFLKDAQLSRTQLLARARQTSFLVPGLELRVTDARGETEEVEVFKHDGGIGEFCDFLSTGAAVTDVLRLQGSDQFTETVPMLDDHGAMTPTDVERTLEVDVALRWGNGYDSQVVSFVNIIATPKGGTHVTGFERGLTRAFLRGLDGTRLLKAGEEITKEDVLEGITAVVTVRLAEPQFEGQTKEVLGTPPVARLVARIVEAELGDFLTSNKAAQRPQARAVMEKVVSASRTRVQARAHKEAQRRKNALESSTLPAKLADCRSTELDRTELFIVEGDSALGTAKLARDSEFQALLPIRGKILNVQKASVGDMLKNAECASIIQVVGAGSGRTFDLDAARYSKIIFMADADADGAHIRTLLATLFFKYMRPMVEAGRVYTAVPPLHRFELIGPRKGTEKFLYTYSEAEYRRKLAELTKKGQSFKEPQRYKGLGEMDADQLADTTMNPRRRTLRRLRVDEAAAAEAVFEKLMGNDVGPRKEFIVEGAYALDAGRIDA, encoded by the coding sequence ATGCAAAGAACTGTCACACGTCCGAGATACCCTTCGGCGGTGAGCACGGGCAAGCCAGGCGAGGGCAGAGAGTACGAGGCGAGGCACCTTTTGGTGCTCGAGGGCCTGGAGGCGGTTCGCAAGCGGCCGGCCATGTACATCGGCTCAACGGACACTCGCGGCCTGATGCACTGCCTGTGGGAAATCATCGACAACGCCGTTGACGAGGCGCTGGCCGGCTTCGGCGACCGGATCGAGGTGCGGCTCAACGCGGACGGCAGCATCCAGGTCTTCGACGTGGCGCGTGGCATCCCGGTCGACATCGAACCGCGAACCGGGCTGAGCGGCGTCGAGGTGGTCTTCACCAAGCTGCACGCCGGCGGAAAGTTCGGCGCCGGAACCTACAACGCCACCGGCGGCCTGCACGGCGTGGGCGCCTCAGTGGTGAACGCGCTGAGCACCCGGCTCGATGTCGAGGTGGATCGCAACGGCGCCATCTGGGCCATGAGCTTCCGACGCGGCGTCCCGGGCATCTTCGACGGTGACGGCCCGGATGCGCCGTTCACTCCGTCGAACGAGTTGCGCAAGGTCGGACGGGTCGGCAAGAACGTCACCGGCACCCGGATCCGCTACTGGCCTGATCGCCAGATCTTCCTCAAGGACGCTCAGCTCTCCCGCACCCAGCTGCTGGCTCGGGCTCGGCAGACCAGCTTCCTGGTTCCCGGCCTGGAGCTGCGGGTGACCGACGCTCGCGGCGAGACCGAGGAAGTCGAGGTCTTCAAGCACGACGGCGGCATCGGTGAGTTCTGCGACTTCCTGTCCACCGGCGCGGCGGTCACCGACGTGCTGCGGCTGCAGGGCAGCGACCAGTTCACCGAGACCGTGCCGATGCTCGACGACCACGGCGCCATGACCCCGACCGATGTCGAGCGCACCCTGGAGGTCGACGTCGCGCTGCGCTGGGGCAATGGCTACGACAGCCAGGTCGTCTCCTTCGTGAACATCATCGCCACCCCCAAGGGCGGCACCCATGTCACCGGCTTCGAGCGCGGTCTGACCAGGGCTTTCCTTCGCGGCCTGGACGGCACCCGGCTGCTCAAGGCCGGCGAGGAGATCACCAAGGAGGATGTCCTGGAGGGCATCACGGCCGTGGTGACCGTCCGGCTGGCCGAGCCTCAGTTCGAAGGACAGACGAAGGAGGTGCTGGGCACCCCGCCGGTGGCCCGGCTGGTGGCCCGGATCGTCGAAGCCGAGCTCGGCGACTTCCTGACCTCGAACAAGGCCGCCCAGCGGCCGCAGGCCCGGGCCGTGATGGAGAAGGTGGTCTCGGCCTCCCGGACCCGGGTCCAGGCTCGGGCGCACAAGGAAGCCCAGCGCCGCAAGAACGCGCTGGAGTCCTCCACCCTGCCGGCCAAGCTGGCCGACTGCCGCAGCACCGAGCTGGATCGCACCGAACTGTTCATCGTCGAGGGCGACTCGGCACTGGGCACCGCCAAGCTGGCCCGGGACTCGGAGTTCCAGGCGCTGCTGCCGATCCGGGGCAAGATCCTCAACGTCCAGAAGGCCTCGGTCGGCGACATGCTGAAGAACGCCGAGTGCGCCTCGATCATCCAGGTGGTCGGCGCCGGTTCCGGGCGCACCTTCGATCTGGACGCGGCCCGCTACTCGAAGATCATCTTCATGGCCGACGCTGACGCCGACGGCGCGCACATCCGGACGCTGCTGGCCACGCTGTTCTTCAAGTACATGCGTCCCATGGTCGAGGCCGGCCGGGTCTACACGGCCGTCCCGCCGTTGCACCGCTTCGAACTGATCGGGCCGCGCAAGGGCACCGAGAAGTTCCTCTACACCTACTCAGAGGCCGAGTATCGGCGCAAGCTGGCCGAGCTGACCAAGAAGGGGCAGTCCTTCAAGGAGCCGCAGCGCTACAAGGGCCTGGGCGAGATGGACGCCGACCAGCTAGCAGACACCACCATGAACCCGCGCCGCCGGACGCTGCGCCGGCTGCGCGTGGACGAGGCCGCTGCGGCCGAGGCGGTCTTCGAGAAGCTGATGGGCAACGACGTCGGCCCGCGCAAGGAGTTCATTGTCGAGGGCGCCTACGCCCTAGACGCCGGCCGGATCGATGCCTGA
- a CDS encoding pirin family protein has protein sequence MSNTEARSEMVDAPVTEEHDADGIQVIEPKDVALGGADALRVRRTLPSLRRSFVGAWCFADHYGPEQGVCMDVPPHPHTGLQTVSWLFDGEIEHRDSGGVHSMVRPGEVNLMTSGYGIAHSEVSTPATDRLHGVQLWVVLPQESKDLVREFQHHVPEVYDEQGVRAKVLIGSLASVVSPIRTETPLLGAEVILDAGATWEVAVEAGHEHGVLVDSGQVDFDGVRLDRSVLGVRDAGLDHLRLTNPTDRPARIMLLGGEPFDEGVVMWWNFIGRSHEDIVRLREEWNQAPEDRFGAVSGYRGATPRLEAPPLPADLRLKRRFRRGRQ, from the coding sequence ATGAGCAACACCGAAGCCAGATCCGAGATGGTGGACGCTCCGGTGACCGAGGAGCACGACGCCGACGGCATCCAGGTCATCGAACCCAAGGACGTCGCCCTGGGCGGCGCGGATGCGCTGCGAGTGCGCCGGACGTTGCCGTCGCTACGCCGCTCCTTCGTGGGCGCCTGGTGTTTCGCCGATCACTACGGCCCCGAGCAGGGCGTCTGCATGGACGTCCCGCCGCATCCGCACACCGGCCTGCAGACGGTGAGCTGGCTCTTCGACGGCGAGATCGAGCATCGTGACTCCGGCGGCGTCCATTCGATGGTGCGTCCGGGTGAGGTGAACCTGATGACCTCCGGCTACGGGATCGCCCATTCCGAGGTGTCGACGCCGGCCACCGACCGGCTGCACGGCGTCCAGCTGTGGGTGGTGCTTCCGCAGGAGAGCAAGGATCTGGTCCGGGAGTTCCAGCACCACGTGCCGGAGGTCTACGACGAGCAGGGCGTGCGGGCGAAGGTGCTGATCGGCAGCCTGGCTTCGGTGGTCTCGCCGATCCGCACCGAGACCCCGCTGTTGGGCGCCGAAGTGATCCTCGACGCCGGCGCCACCTGGGAGGTGGCCGTCGAGGCCGGCCACGAGCACGGCGTGCTGGTGGACAGCGGGCAGGTCGACTTCGACGGTGTCCGGCTGGACCGCAGTGTGCTGGGGGTGCGGGACGCCGGGCTGGATCACCTGCGACTGACCAACCCGACCGATCGCCCGGCCCGGATCATGCTGCTCGGCGGTGAGCCGTTCGACGAGGGCGTTGTGATGTGGTGGAACTTCATCGGCCGAAGCCACGAGGACATCGTCCGGCTGCGTGAGGAGTGGAATCAGGCTCCCGAAGACCGCTTCGGAGCCGTGTCCGGCTACCGCGGCGCCACGCCACGGCTGGAGGCGCCGCCGCTGCCGGCCGACCTGCGCCTGAAGCGTCGGTTCCGCAGAGGCCGCCAGTAG
- a CDS encoding beta-class carbonic anhydrase, with translation MDASFDDLLEANQRYATSAPRNFDGYAHAGIAVVTCMDSRLQPLEMLGLFLGEAKILRTPGGHVTPDALLGCALGVQLLKVDRILVISHSRCAMASGDDQALRDRIRTERGVDASDYQFGADPDQDGRLRADVALLAAHPLIAGQATVGGFHYDVDSGLLSRVC, from the coding sequence GTGGATGCATCGTTCGACGATCTGCTGGAGGCGAACCAGCGCTACGCCACCTCGGCACCGCGCAACTTCGACGGCTATGCCCATGCCGGCATCGCCGTGGTGACCTGCATGGACTCGCGGCTGCAGCCGCTGGAGATGCTCGGGTTGTTCCTCGGTGAGGCCAAGATCCTGCGCACCCCCGGCGGCCACGTCACTCCCGACGCGCTGTTGGGCTGTGCGCTGGGCGTCCAGCTGCTGAAGGTGGACCGGATTCTGGTGATCAGTCACAGCCGGTGCGCCATGGCCTCTGGTGACGACCAGGCGTTGCGCGACCGGATCCGCACCGAGCGTGGCGTCGATGCCTCCGACTATCAGTTCGGTGCCGATCCCGACCAGGACGGACGACTCCGCGCCGATGTGGCGCTGCTCGCCGCGCACCCACTGATCGCCGGGCAGGCCACGGTGGGCGGCTTCCACTACGACGTCGACAGCGGGCTGCTGAGCCGGGTCTGCTGA